In the Pongo abelii isolate AG06213 chromosome 2, NHGRI_mPonAbe1-v2.0_pri, whole genome shotgun sequence genome, CAACTTGCTCCTTTTCAATTGAGAGAATCTTAGGACTGGACCAGAAGAAAGACTGTGTTCCATTAATGAAACCCCACAGGCCCTGGGCAGACACCTGCAGCTCCTCAGGTATGCCACAGCTTAATTGTTTCAATTCTTTGTTATTCCATTTACAGTGTTTAATTTGCCCTTTATTTCGTACTACATAGAGCTAGAGTTTAGgactttaatttattattattattattttttttttttctgagacggagtgtTGGTCTtgttgccaagactggagtgcaatggcatgatcttggctcactgcagcctccgcctcctgggttcaaacaattctcctgcctcagcctcccgagtagctgggattacaggcatgcaccaccatggcctgctaatttttgtattttcagtagtggggggtttcaccctgttggtcaggctagtctcgaactcctgacctcaggtgattcgcctgcctcagcctcccaaagtgttaggattacaggcatgacccaccacacccagccagagtctaGGACTTTTAATGCCTCCAGCTGAGTTCTATGGGAAATGAAAAGGATATCAGCTTTGGATTGAGCAAAGTGGGTAAGTTCATTCACAGGAGATACCAAGAACCTGCATTTACTTCAGAAGATCTCTCCCTGTTTGACACATCAGATATTTGAAATCTCTTTTCACTGAAAAATAAACGACATTCAGAGACCAAAGAGGCAGGATTACCAAGACAGGATCTTCATTTTTGATTGGTTTTTGGTTAATGGGGGGCAATTCTCTTGTGAACCCCAGAATTCCACTAGGAAATGAAAGATGAGTTCCTGAAACTACCTCTATAGAACTTTGTGGAACATAAGATTGACCATCTAAGATAGggcttatttttctgtttttagggaAAGATGGTAACTTATGTCTACATGTCCCAAATCCTCCCAGTGGGATTTCATTCCCTAGCATGGTGGATCACCCAATGCCAGAAGAAAGAGCTTCGAAATATGAAAATTACTTTTCAGCCTCAGAAAGACTGTCTTTGAAAAGAGAGTTGAGTTGGTATAGAGGCCGAAGACCAAGAACTGCTTTTACTCAAAACCAGGTGGGAAGTTTTTTCACCCAATAATGATAATATAAGGGCTTTAATTGACACCAAGTTGAGCACCTTTGGTGAGATACCACTTTGGTATCTCAGTTTAGAAGCCTTATTAATGAAACAGTAGACTATCATATTTTAACAATTTCTaggtaatcatttttaaaaaggcatccaTTTTAATTGCCAAGATTTAAATGTAGTCATTTTACTCTAGAAATTAAAGCTCATTTTTGGTGACATACTgaatatcaacatttttttttcttagatcgAAGTGTTAGAAAATGTCTTTAGAGTAAACTGCTATCCTGGTATCGATATTAGAGAAGACTTAGCTCAAAAATTGAATCTAGAGGAAGACAGAATCCAGGTAATTTTCAAATTTAGTTGTTATTCATGATGTTGAAATGTtaagaataatgaaataatgtttctgagacctattttatttttccttaacttTAGATTTGGTTTCAAAATCGGCGTGCAAAACTGAAAAGGTCCCATAGAGAATCACAGTTTCTAATGgcgaaaaaaaatttcaacacaaATCTCCTGGAATAGATAGAAAACTAAACAAGTGGAATTATCTTCTAATTGCAGAGCATGAAGAATCAGTGGAAATATTAAGTgttaaaatgtgatgttttcttTCCTGCATTTAATCTgaatattgtcatttttttctgaaaatatattgtaaataaTTACTATTATAGCATGGTACATATTATATTTGGGCACTTTTAGTTATAGTAAAGaccttttctatatattttaataatcattttcAGAAAAGATTGCTATTTTTTAAGTGAGCCAAATTAATCTAATAAATTAGTTTGTTAAAATCAATAGACTCATGACTAAGTGATTCCACAAGCTGGATTCTAATTATAAAGTATTTCAAGTAAAATGATCTGAAGAACAAAAGTGTGAGTTGTTTCCATTAGTTTCCTCCATGCACATTTTGAAACATAATTATGCTTCACTATATTATAGATTATGATTTATTCATGAATCTTCAACTTCTCTTGATTTATAGCATAAAGCAGTGAGAATTTCTCACCATTTATCAGAACAAATTCTTACAGCATGTTAGTTTCAAGTTTTTTTTCCAAGCAAAGTCATTATGCCAAAGTAGAAATACACAAGCATCAGCTGTCATATTTATACCATTGGTATTGAATTGCACAAAAGAAGTAAGcagcaaataaatgcaaaattttaaatagttttctagtttaattttgtACTTTACTTTCATTCATTAGTGATAGTGATCATGTAGCTTATATCTATTTCCAGTTTAATGATTTCTAATCAACTGCAATATTAAGTTGACTGAGAAGATAGGATAACTGACCCACCTTTTGTAAGTGCTCTGACATAGTCACTGGAAATAATCAAGGTGCTTTCTAAGTAACAAAAactatgtgttttcattttcccattttaccTGCCAATTAAAGAtggggggctgggcgcggtggctcacgcctgtaatcccaacactttgggaggccgaggcgggtgtatcacgaggtcaggagatcgagaccacggtgaaaccccgtctctactaaaaaaatacaaaaaattagctgggcgcggtgacgggcgcctgtagtcccagctactccggaggctgagtcaagagaatggcgtgaacccgggaggcggagcttgccgtgagccgagatcgcgccactgcactccagcctgggcgacagagcgagactccgtctcaaaaaaaaaaaaaaaaaaaaaaaatgggaatagGATAAGATATATAACAAGAAGGGAGCCCTCTCGGCTGGAAATCTGGGCATTTGTTTTCCAGTTAATGGAAGACTTAAGtgggtggttgttttttttttaaatgtcagcttAAGACTCTGACTTTGTCCACTGGAAGCCAAATTTCAGCTTTGTCCATTTGAATTGAATTCTCccttgcttctcttttctttctgtcctctGTCCTTTCTGACGTCCCAGTGATGATCAAGGTGGAAGGTTCTCATTGAATTATTGAATCTATAAtcactattttttatatataaaagactAGAGGGAGTTTGCATATTATTTCTAAGGAAAAGCAGCATGACTCAGATTttagagctttttaaaattatttactgagAGCACATTTGAGGTAGAGAGCTATGTGTCCCAACAATTGGTCAGCAATAAGCGTGCTTATTCTATTCCACTGTTGCTGagatggagagggaggaggagaggaagggcaaCAGGGTAGTTAGGAAGAACATAGGCATTACATGTTTTCCAAAAGAGACTGGGCCACTTTTTCCAATATAAAGAGCTGCTtccattcatataaaaattggaagCACTATTTATGAAATGTATTAGTTCAAATTTATCCATGAagagttttctttgttttccattagGTTATTATGAAATTATGTTAAATTGAAAGACTGGAAGTTACCAGGAGTAGGCTCTGGGGGAGTGGGTTGGAGGGGAATGTGTCACATGATGGgtaagcttttattttaattccaAATTTATTGTCATTCTATATTCTGCAAACAATATAAGCAGTATAGGAATAGAGTAAAATCCCCCTTGAATCTCATCCTTCAGAGATAATCATCATTAAACATCTTTATAGATCTTTTTGTGTATCACAAAAACAtctttatatatgtacacacacacatatttgttgtttttgctgtaattttttaaaatgtgatcacACTTGACATTCAGTTTTGCATCTCTCTGACATCCTGCCATGTCAGAATTATAGCTCTGTCTCCTGAACGTCTGCTTGGTTTAGGATAAGATTTCAAGTCTTATACACAATAAGAAACTATTCcacattattaatattaatattaaagtaTTTTTGAAGTAGTGCTTTTCATAAATTGAGATTTTTCAAAGAGTAATCATAGTTTATCTAGAATTTCTACAATTAAACCTAATTCCCAAATCTCTGAGGAATGTAAAGATTCTGTGCAAAATGatagaatctagaaaaaaatgaaacaccatCACAGATATCGATTGACAACTAATAATgcacttaagtttttttttaattataaaaactgGTCATACCTCTAAAAAGTCTGGTGAGGAGAGAAACATAATAACCCTAGACCATCATTATCTCAGTATTTTCCAATGACAATTTTATATAACTGATTTACGTGGccctaaaattcatttttatttataattgaaataaattgtgtttacaactgaagttatatatttataactgaAGCTACATATGTATAACTGAAATCATTTATAATagaaatgatatatttataaCTGAAACATTTATaagtcagaaaaattaaaacaagaatttatattaaataattaactaTAAATGTAATATGcctatcttttttatattttttgatactAATAACAATATAAGTTCTATTATAACTTTTGTGAAGCAAGTTCATAATATATAAGAATACTCAAGAAGCAGGATAATATAAAAGATTGCTAGTGTATTTCccctaaaatcttttttaaaaatctaaagatAAAGGCTGATCttgttaaaagaaataaagaatcagTAACATTTTTGGAATTACAGTTGCTAGAAATTTGGAGAGAATATAATGATATTCGGGGGAAAATTGGACTAGGGAAAAATcaagcaaaatgaaaatggaaaggaaaacctGAGATAGAATTATCTTTCCCTCAAAACATGTAGGCTCTAATCCACAGCTTATCTCTGTTCCTGGTAATTCTAGGCCTTTGTCTCCATTAATGCTCAAGACAAGGTGAACAGTAGTAACAAATCAAACTAATGCAGTCAGGCTAATACCTGGAGCGTCTCTATTATCTGACAACTGCCTAAATAAGGTTATTTGGTCTCCTGTAATGGCATTTGTCTTTTGTGAAGCCAGCCAGACAAAGCCCATCACAAAAGAGTGCTGCTGGAAACAATGGCTGTGTGTGCTGGTGGTCAACTTTTGAGTTAATCAGTGTTCATAGCCGCTTTCACCTCCTGCATCTTATCACACATCACACGAATAGCATAAATCTCCCATTACCGAACCCAGCACACAGCATCAAACTGGGCCTCGTTCCTGCCTCTTGTTCCTCCAGCAGAGAGCTGGGAACTACTCCATTTTCTCAATATGGAACTCAACTCACATTCTGACAAAGGGTGACTTGCTATCTCCATTTCACTGAGCCCCATAGGAATAAAACCCCCTCCAAAGTTAGTCTTTGGCTACCTTTCATGGTCATTTTGACTGTCCTGACTCCTGTTGGAACATCAGTCCACAGCACAAGGCAGCTCCTGGTGGCTCTCAACACTCTACACCCCATTAGACTCACTTCTTCTGCCCATGCTTTAATCTTGGATTtcacagcctgcagaattgtgagaaataaatttctgttgtgtataagctgcccagtctgtggcatttttgttacagaagcccaaatggactaagtgTCCACCATGAGCTATGCAATATGGTTCTTCACATGAATATTCCAATTTAATTTTCACAGTCACTCTGCAAAGTGAATATAGGCAATCcactttacaaataagaaaacctagcatcagatatttttattattattatgattttttttttgagatggagtctcactctgttgccctggctggagtgcagtggtgtgatctcggctcactgcaacctccaccccctgg is a window encoding:
- the HESX1 gene encoding homeobox expressed in ES cells 1, with product MSPSLQEGAQLGESKPSTCSFSIERILGLDQKKDCVPLMKPHRPWADTCSSSGKDGNLCLHVPNPPSGISFPSMVDHPMPEERASKYENYFSASERLSLKRELSWYRGRRPRTAFTQNQIEVLENVFRVNCYPGIDIREDLAQKLNLEEDRIQIWFQNRRAKLKRSHRESQFLMAKKNFNTNLLE